One window of the Paraburkholderia sp. PGU19 genome contains the following:
- a CDS encoding Smr/MutS family protein, with amino-acid sequence MPKNLPHPSEPKRPRIAAATPADEDSSAFSDAGSGSSSASSKKPLVESGAGLAGLGGLRDALKGATQRAQRQKAAAAQASREAAADADLFRREIGEVAPLGAKPRAAVPRTPPAPVPVQTKLDEEAVLHEAISDEFDPEVLLDTDESLSYCRPGVSQEIVKKLRRGAWIVQAQLDLHGMRREEAREALSEFIRESSKRGLRCLRVIHGKGLGSIGKEPVLKGKVRAWLVQKEEVIAFSQARAHDGGAGAVLVLLQPGSVGPGSSSSSSGKV; translated from the coding sequence ATGCCTAAGAATCTGCCCCATCCGAGCGAACCGAAACGGCCGCGTATTGCGGCGGCTACTCCTGCTGATGAGGATTCGTCGGCATTCTCTGATGCTGGGTCGGGTTCGTCTTCGGCTTCATCGAAAAAGCCGTTGGTCGAGTCTGGTGCTGGGTTGGCTGGGCTTGGCGGTCTGCGCGATGCGTTGAAAGGCGCGACTCAACGCGCTCAACGGCAGAAAGCTGCGGCAGCGCAGGCGTCACGCGAGGCTGCTGCGGATGCCGATCTGTTTCGACGTGAGATTGGCGAAGTCGCGCCGCTCGGCGCGAAACCGCGCGCGGCTGTGCCCCGCACGCCGCCCGCGCCGGTTCCCGTTCAGACGAAACTCGATGAAGAAGCCGTGCTGCATGAGGCGATCTCCGATGAGTTCGATCCTGAAGTCCTGCTCGATACCGATGAGTCGCTTTCCTATTGTCGGCCGGGTGTGAGCCAGGAAATCGTTAAGAAGCTCCGGCGCGGTGCCTGGATTGTCCAGGCGCAGCTTGATCTGCATGGGATGCGTCGGGAAGAAGCGCGTGAGGCGCTGTCTGAGTTTATTCGTGAATCGAGCAAGCGTGGATTGCGGTGCTTGCGGGTGATTCATGGGAAAGGGCTCGGATCGATTGGGAAAGAACCTGTGCTCAAGGGCAAGGTTCGCGCGTGGCTCGTGCAGAAGGAAGAAGTGATCGCGTTTTCTCAAGCGCGTGCGCATGATGGCGGCGCGGGTGCTGTGCTTGTGTTGTTGCAGCCTGGGTCGGTTGGTCCTGGGTCCTCCTCTTCGTCGTCCGGCAAAGTCTGA
- a CDS encoding LysR family transcriptional regulator encodes MFSQLTDLDLRLIRVFLAIVDAGGVSPAQATLNVGQSTISTQLSTLETRLGYRLCERGRSGFSLTARGEQFVEAARALLSAVDAFGAQARNVGRKLVGTLGIGMIGHTPVSESARISDAIARFRARDESVRFSILVRSPGELEELLLSGRIQIGIGYFWHRVPSLEYTEIFSEEQLAYCAKGHPLFDQAGNVSPADAAQHEWAWRSYPLPEAEASTTPHNVTAVADNMEAVAMLVLSGHHLGYLPGHFAAPYVKEGLLAALNAQQMGYRVAFHMVTRMRQHRTEIVDAFIDDMKAAHPSPGLQA; translated from the coding sequence ATGTTCTCGCAACTCACCGATCTAGACCTTCGCCTGATCCGCGTGTTCCTCGCCATCGTGGACGCGGGCGGCGTTTCGCCCGCACAGGCTACCTTGAATGTAGGTCAATCCACGATCAGCACCCAACTATCGACGCTCGAAACCCGTCTGGGTTATCGGCTGTGCGAGCGCGGCCGCAGCGGATTTAGCCTGACCGCGCGAGGCGAGCAGTTCGTCGAAGCGGCGCGAGCGCTGCTTTCCGCCGTCGACGCGTTCGGCGCGCAGGCGCGAAATGTCGGACGAAAACTGGTCGGGACGCTCGGAATCGGGATGATCGGGCACACGCCCGTGTCGGAAAGTGCGCGAATCAGCGATGCAATCGCCCGCTTTCGCGCCCGGGACGAATCTGTACGCTTCTCAATTCTGGTGCGCTCGCCGGGCGAACTCGAAGAATTGCTGCTGAGCGGACGGATTCAGATCGGTATCGGATATTTCTGGCATCGCGTTCCGTCGCTTGAGTACACGGAGATTTTTTCCGAGGAACAGCTTGCGTATTGCGCGAAGGGGCATCCGCTGTTCGACCAGGCAGGCAATGTCTCACCCGCCGACGCGGCGCAGCATGAATGGGCGTGGCGCAGTTATCCGCTGCCCGAAGCCGAAGCGTCGACGACGCCGCACAACGTCACCGCAGTTGCCGACAACATGGAAGCCGTCGCGATGCTCGTGCTGTCGGGTCATCACCTCGGCTATCTGCCGGGGCACTTCGCCGCGCCGTATGTGAAGGAGGGTTTGCTTGCCGCGTTGAACGCGCAGCAGATGGGCTACCGCGTCGCGTTTCACATGGTCACGCGCATGCGGCAGCATCGGACGGAAATCGTCGATGCGTTTATCGACGATATGAAGGCCGCGCATCCGTCGCCCGGCCTTCAGGCGTGA
- the trxB gene encoding thioredoxin-disulfide reductase, producing the protein MPASPTKHAKVLILGSGPAGYTAAVYAARANLSPVLVTGLAQGGQLMTTTDVENWPADANGVQGPELMTRFLEHAERFNTEIIFDHIHTAKLDEKPIRLIGDSGEYTCDSLIIATGASAQYLGLPSEELFMGRGVSACATCDGFFYKQQHVAVVGGGNTAVEEALYLAGIAKKVTVIHRRDKFRAEPILIDRLLEKEKEGVVEIKWNHTLDEVKGNEGGVNGLRIKDVKTGATTDIELQGLFVAIGHKPNTDIFEGQLEMKNGYIITNGGLTGNATGTSVPGVFAAGDVQDHVYRQAITSAGTGCMAALDAQRYLESIHESIGERAMSAEAER; encoded by the coding sequence ATGCCAGCTTCCCCGACCAAACACGCGAAGGTTCTGATTCTCGGTTCCGGCCCCGCCGGTTACACGGCGGCCGTCTATGCGGCGCGCGCCAACCTGTCGCCCGTGCTCGTCACGGGCCTCGCGCAAGGCGGCCAGCTGATGACCACGACGGACGTCGAAAACTGGCCCGCCGACGCCAACGGCGTGCAAGGTCCGGAGCTGATGACGCGCTTCCTCGAACACGCCGAGCGCTTCAACACCGAAATCATCTTCGACCACATCCACACGGCCAAGCTCGACGAGAAGCCGATCCGCCTGATCGGCGATTCGGGCGAGTACACGTGCGATTCGCTGATCATCGCGACGGGCGCGTCGGCGCAATATCTCGGTCTGCCGTCGGAAGAACTGTTCATGGGCCGCGGCGTGTCGGCATGCGCGACCTGCGACGGCTTCTTCTACAAGCAGCAGCACGTCGCCGTGGTCGGCGGCGGCAATACGGCCGTTGAAGAAGCGCTGTATCTGGCGGGCATCGCGAAGAAAGTCACCGTGATCCATCGCCGCGACAAGTTCCGCGCCGAGCCGATCCTGATCGACCGTCTGCTGGAGAAGGAAAAGGAAGGCGTCGTCGAGATCAAGTGGAACCACACGCTCGACGAAGTGAAGGGCAATGAAGGCGGCGTCAACGGCCTGCGGATCAAGGACGTGAAGACAGGCGCGACCACCGATATCGAACTGCAAGGTCTGTTCGTCGCGATCGGCCACAAGCCGAACACGGATATCTTCGAAGGCCAGCTGGAGATGAAGAACGGCTACATCATCACGAACGGCGGGCTGACGGGCAACGCGACGGGTACGAGCGTGCCGGGCGTGTTCGCGGCGGGCGACGTGCAGGATCACGTGTACCGTCAGGCGATCACGAGCGCAGGCACGGGCTGTATGGCAGCGCTGGATGCGCAGCGTTATCTGGAAAGCATCCATGAGTCGATCGGCGAGCGCGCGATGAGCGCTGAAGCCGAGCGCTGA
- a CDS encoding trimeric intracellular cation channel family protein has protein sequence MHPRLTLALSIMEALAILAYAISGFIEARTRRLDAVGTFLVAMATAFGGGTVRDILLDRRPFYWVEHQWYAILIFVLSFFAPFVLKAYTRVFNERALLVADAVGLGLFSISGTSLALDAQMPWFVASMMGVATGVFGGIIRDVICNEVPLILRDSRPYATCALVGCWVYLLLDYINFDTVYSVLIATGFILVARLVTFKLDVRLPH, from the coding sequence ATGCATCCTCGTCTCACTCTCGCGCTTTCAATCATGGAAGCGCTGGCTATTCTCGCCTACGCAATCTCAGGGTTCATCGAAGCTCGTACGAGACGGCTCGATGCTGTTGGGACTTTTCTTGTGGCGATGGCGACGGCTTTCGGCGGTGGGACGGTGAGAGATATTTTGCTCGATCGGAGGCCGTTCTATTGGGTCGAGCATCAGTGGTACGCGATTCTGATCTTTGTTCTCTCGTTCTTTGCGCCGTTTGTGCTTAAGGCATATACGCGGGTTTTTAACGAGCGGGCTCTGCTGGTGGCGGATGCAGTGGGGCTCGGGCTGTTTAGCATCTCGGGGACGTCGCTCGCGCTCGATGCGCAGATGCCGTGGTTCGTGGCTTCGATGATGGGCGTCGCCACCGGCGTGTTCGGCGGGATTATTCGGGATGTGATTTGCAATGAGGTGCCGCTCATCCTTCGTGATTCGCGGCCGTATGCGACTTGTGCACTCGTTGGGTGTTGGGTTTATCTGCTGCTGGATTACATCAACTTTGATACGGTCTACAGCGTGTTGATTGCTACGGGGTTCATTCTTGTGGCTCGATTGGTGACGTTCAAGTTGGATGTGAGACTGCCACACTGA
- the ugpC gene encoding sn-glycerol-3-phosphate ABC transporter ATP-binding protein UgpC, translating into MASLSIRDVYKTYPNGVPVLKGVNIDIEDGQFLILVGGSGCGKSTLLNMIAGLETVTKGDIQIGGKTVNNLSPKDRDIAMVFQSYALYPSMTVRENISFGLNIRKVAKGEQDQIVARVSKLLQIEHLLDRKPGQLSGGQRQRVAMGRALARDPAMFLFDEPLSNLDAKLRIEMRSEIKLLHQRLGTTIVYVTHDQIEAMTLGDRIAVMKDGVVQQFGAPQEIYDSPSNLFVAGFIGAPPMNFIQGKVVEQGSGVGLELDTGVKRSVLNLPFDGAVKGHVGKDVILGLRPERITDARNAHNADDAKLQAIDVKVDVIEPTGPDTLVFAQVNGKRIVSRVHPSSNPLPDQNMALMFDVSKAVLFDPKTEERIA; encoded by the coding sequence ATGGCAAGCCTTTCCATCCGTGACGTGTACAAGACCTACCCGAACGGGGTGCCTGTCCTGAAGGGTGTCAATATCGACATCGAAGACGGTCAGTTCCTGATTCTCGTCGGCGGCTCGGGCTGCGGTAAGTCGACGCTGCTCAACATGATCGCCGGTCTCGAGACCGTGACGAAGGGCGATATTCAGATCGGCGGCAAGACGGTGAACAACCTGTCGCCGAAAGATCGCGATATCGCGATGGTGTTTCAGTCGTATGCGCTGTATCCGTCGATGACGGTGCGCGAGAATATTTCCTTCGGGTTGAATATCCGCAAGGTCGCGAAGGGCGAGCAGGATCAGATTGTCGCTCGCGTTTCGAAGCTGCTGCAGATCGAGCATTTGCTGGATCGGAAGCCTGGCCAACTGTCTGGTGGGCAGCGTCAGCGGGTGGCGATGGGGCGTGCTTTGGCGCGTGATCCGGCTATGTTCCTGTTTGACGAGCCGTTGTCGAACCTCGATGCGAAGCTGCGGATTGAGATGCGCTCGGAAATCAAGCTGCTGCATCAGCGCCTGGGTACGACTATCGTTTATGTGACGCATGATCAGATCGAGGCTATGACGCTCGGCGATCGTATCGCGGTTATGAAGGATGGCGTCGTTCAGCAGTTCGGTGCGCCGCAAGAGATTTATGATTCGCCTTCGAATCTGTTTGTGGCTGGGTTTATCGGCGCGCCGCCGATGAACTTCATTCAAGGTAAGGTTGTTGAGCAAGGTTCAGGCGTTGGGCTCGAGCTTGATACGGGTGTAAAGCGGTCGGTGCTGAATCTGCCTTTCGATGGGGCGGTAAAGGGGCATGTGGGGAAGGATGTGATTCTCGGTCTGCGTCCTGAGCGGATCACCGATGCGCGTAATGCTCATAATGCCGACGACGCTAAACTGCAAGCTATCGATGTTAAGGTCGATGTGATCGAGCCGACTGGGCCGGATACTTTGGTGTTCGCGCAGGTTAATGGGAAGCGCATCGTTAGCCGCGTTCACCCGAGTTCTAATCCGCTGCCTGATCAAAACATGGCGCTGATGTTTGATGTCTCTAAGGCGGTTCTGTTTGATCCTAAGACGGAAGAGCGGATTGCTTAA
- the cytX gene encoding putative hydroxymethylpyrimidine transporter CytX: MVQDPIAGESGSTYAPLKPVPDSRRAFKTGDAFALWFSLGIGLLVAQAGALLVPGLSLPHALLAILIGSVIGVVLLALAGVIGTDTGLAAMSSLRPTLGVRGASIPAVLNMIQLAGWGSFEVIVMRDSADALSKQAFGFSAPLVWTLIFGVLATLLAISGPLSFVRRFLRSWGIWLLLAGAAWLTYAVLAQHDLGALMRRPGTGEMSFGGAVDLVVAMPLSWLPLIADYTRFGRKAGETFRGTILGYGIANIWFYALGAVYGLAAGGGDALLTTALAQAGGGLALLLVLIDEIDNAFADVHSAAVSTGTFWTRASVPLLSAGFGALCTLIALVVPMAKYQNFLLLIGSVFAPLFGVVLVDHFIVRKRRIEAAALADTQGRYGFSGGWHVSAFIAWAVGIAAYQAINQWLPNLGATLPALAIGAVCYLALVSTRKQAYA; the protein is encoded by the coding sequence ATGGTTCAGGATCCAATCGCCGGCGAGTCCGGTTCGACCTACGCGCCGCTCAAGCCGGTGCCGGACTCGCGCCGCGCGTTCAAGACGGGCGACGCATTCGCGCTGTGGTTTTCGCTCGGTATCGGGCTGCTGGTCGCGCAGGCGGGCGCGCTGCTGGTGCCCGGCCTGTCGCTGCCGCATGCGTTGCTGGCGATCCTGATCGGCAGCGTGATCGGCGTCGTGCTGCTCGCGCTCGCGGGAGTGATCGGCACGGATACGGGGCTAGCCGCGATGTCGTCGCTGCGCCCGACGCTCGGCGTGCGCGGCGCGTCGATTCCCGCCGTGCTGAACATGATCCAGCTGGCCGGCTGGGGCTCGTTCGAAGTGATCGTGATGCGCGATTCCGCCGACGCGCTGTCGAAACAGGCGTTCGGCTTCTCGGCGCCGCTTGTCTGGACGCTGATTTTCGGCGTGCTGGCCACGCTGCTCGCGATCAGCGGGCCGCTTTCGTTCGTGCGGCGCTTTCTGCGCTCGTGGGGCATCTGGCTGCTGCTCGCGGGCGCCGCGTGGCTTACCTACGCCGTTCTTGCGCAGCACGATCTCGGCGCGCTGATGCGTCGTCCGGGCACTGGGGAGATGTCGTTCGGCGGCGCGGTGGATCTGGTTGTCGCGATGCCGTTGTCGTGGCTGCCGCTGATCGCGGACTACACGCGCTTCGGCCGCAAGGCGGGCGAGACGTTCCGCGGCACGATTCTCGGCTACGGCATTGCGAATATCTGGTTCTACGCGCTCGGCGCGGTGTACGGGCTTGCGGCGGGCGGCGGCGATGCGCTGCTGACGACGGCGCTCGCGCAAGCGGGCGGCGGCCTCGCGCTACTGCTGGTGTTGATCGATGAAATCGACAACGCATTCGCCGACGTGCATTCGGCCGCTGTCTCGACGGGCACGTTCTGGACGCGGGCGAGCGTGCCGCTGTTGTCCGCCGGGTTCGGCGCGCTGTGCACGCTGATCGCGCTGGTCGTGCCGATGGCGAAGTACCAGAACTTCCTGCTGCTGATCGGTTCGGTGTTTGCACCGCTGTTCGGCGTAGTGCTGGTCGATCACTTCATCGTGCGCAAGCGGCGCATCGAAGCCGCCGCGCTCGCCGATACGCAAGGCCGCTACGGCTTCTCGGGCGGCTGGCACGTGAGCGCATTTATCGCGTGGGCAGTCGGCATCGCCGCGTATCAGGCGATCAACCAGTGGCTGCCGAATCTCGGCGCGACGCTGCCCGCGCTGGCCATCGGCGCGGTGTGCTATCTCGCGCTGGTGTCGACGCGCAAGCAGGCTTACGCGTAA
- the speB gene encoding agmatinase has product MNTSSNFISPDLTERPQPLSGNAMPRSGGIATMMRLPNVGSAEGLDVCFVGVPFDLGTSNRTGARFGPRQIRAESVLLRPYNMATRAAPFDSLRVADIGDVAINPYNLLDSIGRIERAYDEILQHGAKPITLGGDHTIALPILRAIHRKHGKVGLIHVDAHADVNDTMMGEKIAHGTPFRRAVEEGLLDCDRVVQIGLRGTGYAAEDFDWCRDQGFQVVQAEACWNQSLAPLMSRVREQMGDGPVYITFDIDGIDPAFAPGTGTPEIAGLTVPQALEIIRGARGLNIVGCDLVEVAPPYDPFGTTALLGANLAFELLCVLPGVEYRPAGR; this is encoded by the coding sequence ATGAATACTTCTTCGAATTTCATTTCCCCGGACCTGACGGAACGGCCCCAGCCGTTGTCGGGCAACGCGATGCCGCGCTCGGGCGGGATTGCCACGATGATGCGGCTGCCGAATGTCGGGTCGGCGGAAGGGCTCGACGTGTGTTTCGTCGGTGTGCCGTTCGATCTGGGGACGTCGAACCGCACGGGCGCACGCTTCGGGCCGCGCCAGATTCGGGCGGAATCGGTCCTGCTGCGCCCGTACAACATGGCGACGCGTGCCGCGCCGTTCGACTCGCTGCGCGTCGCCGATATCGGAGACGTTGCGATCAATCCGTATAACCTGCTGGATTCGATCGGCCGGATAGAGCGCGCTTACGACGAGATCCTCCAACACGGCGCGAAGCCGATCACGCTGGGCGGCGATCACACGATCGCGCTGCCAATCCTGCGCGCAATTCACCGCAAGCACGGCAAGGTCGGTCTGATTCACGTCGACGCGCACGCGGACGTCAACGACACGATGATGGGCGAGAAGATCGCGCACGGTACGCCGTTCCGCCGCGCGGTCGAAGAGGGCCTGCTGGATTGCGATCGTGTCGTGCAGATCGGTCTGCGCGGCACGGGTTACGCGGCGGAAGATTTCGACTGGTGTCGCGATCAGGGCTTCCAGGTCGTGCAGGCCGAGGCATGCTGGAACCAGTCGCTGGCGCCGCTGATGTCGCGCGTGCGCGAACAGATGGGCGACGGCCCCGTCTACATCACATTCGATATCGACGGGATCGATCCTGCTTTCGCGCCGGGCACGGGCACGCCGGAGATCGCGGGTCTGACGGTGCCGCAGGCGCTCGAAATCATTCGCGGCGCGCGTGGGTTGAATATCGTCGGCTGCGATCTGGTGGAAGTCGCGCCGCCGTACGATCCGTTCGGCACGACGGCGCTGCTCGGCGCGAATCTCGCGTTTGAGTTGCTGTGCGTGCTGCCGGGCGTCGAGTATCGGCCGGCGGGACGCTAA
- a CDS encoding DNA translocase FtsK, with amino-acid sequence MAKATYSANAQALPHRMSRLFTEIRWILQVALGVFLVMALISYSRRDPSWTHAAQVDHISNWAGRVGAWTSDIFLLLFGLSAWWWIVLIARRISANYKRITRHEEPDEDAPRDHSWLADVFAFVLVLLACDGIEALRMWSLKVQLPRAPGGVVGEAVAKGVSHALGFTGGTLALLIALGIGLSLYFRFSWLSVCERVGDSIINGVTLAKLRREAGRDRKLGEAAAVKREGKVVQSRVKIEEHEPVVIVPPVTKPEKSERVEKERQVPLFDSLPGDSTLPAISLLDPAPASQETISADTLEFTSRLIEKKLKDFGVDVSVVAAYPGPVVTRYEIEPAVGVKGSQIVNLAKDLARSLSLTSIRVVETIPGKNFMALELPNQRRQTVRLSEILGSAVYADAGSPLTMGLGKDIGGKPVCADLAKMPHLLVAGTTGSGKSVGINAMILSLLYKASADQVRMILIDPKMLEMSVYEGIPHLLCPVVTDMRQAGHALNWTVAEMERRYKLMSKLGVRNLAGFNNKIDEAAKREEKLPNPFSLTPDEPEPLSRLPHIVVVIDELADLMMVVGKKVEELIARIAQKARAAGIHLILATQRPSVDVITGLIKANVPTRMAFQVSSKIDSRTILDQQGAESLLGMGDMLYLPPGSGLPVRVHGAFVSDDEVHRVVEKLKEQGEPNYIEGLLEGGVSGEGDEGSADASGTGAGGGESDPLYDQAVEIVVKNRRASISLVQRHLRIGYNRAARLLEQMEQSGLVSAMSSNGNREILVPARETD; translated from the coding sequence ATGGCAAAAGCTACCTATTCCGCGAACGCGCAGGCATTGCCCCATCGCATGTCGCGCCTTTTCACCGAAATCCGCTGGATTCTTCAGGTGGCGCTCGGCGTTTTCCTCGTGATGGCGCTGATCAGTTACAGCCGCCGCGACCCAAGCTGGACGCACGCGGCGCAGGTCGATCACATCTCGAACTGGGCCGGCCGCGTCGGCGCCTGGACCTCCGACATTTTCCTTCTGCTCTTCGGCCTGTCCGCCTGGTGGTGGATCGTGCTGATCGCGCGCCGCATTTCGGCGAATTACAAGCGCATCACGCGTCACGAAGAACCGGACGAAGACGCGCCGCGTGACCATAGCTGGCTCGCGGACGTGTTCGCGTTCGTGCTGGTGCTGCTCGCTTGCGACGGCATCGAAGCGCTGCGCATGTGGTCGCTGAAAGTGCAGTTACCGCGCGCGCCCGGCGGCGTGGTCGGCGAGGCGGTCGCGAAGGGCGTCTCGCATGCGCTCGGCTTTACAGGCGGCACGCTGGCGCTGCTGATCGCGCTGGGTATCGGCTTGTCGCTGTACTTCCGTTTCTCGTGGCTTTCGGTGTGCGAGCGGGTCGGCGATTCGATCATCAACGGTGTCACGCTGGCCAAACTGCGCCGCGAAGCGGGCCGCGACCGCAAGCTCGGCGAAGCGGCGGCCGTGAAACGCGAGGGCAAGGTCGTACAGAGCCGCGTGAAGATCGAGGAGCACGAGCCCGTCGTGATCGTGCCGCCCGTGACGAAGCCGGAGAAATCGGAGCGCGTCGAGAAAGAACGCCAGGTGCCCCTGTTCGACAGCCTGCCTGGCGATTCCACGCTGCCTGCCATTTCGCTGCTCGATCCCGCGCCTGCATCGCAAGAAACCATTTCCGCCGATACGCTCGAATTCACCTCGCGTCTCATTGAGAAGAAGCTGAAGGATTTCGGCGTCGATGTGAGCGTGGTTGCGGCTTATCCTGGTCCGGTGGTCACGCGTTACGAAATCGAACCGGCTGTCGGCGTGAAGGGCAGCCAGATCGTGAATCTGGCGAAGGACCTGGCGCGCTCGCTGTCGCTGACGTCGATTCGCGTCGTCGAGACAATTCCGGGCAAGAACTTCATGGCGCTCGAACTGCCGAACCAGCGTCGTCAGACGGTGCGGCTGTCGGAGATTCTCGGCTCGGCCGTGTACGCCGACGCCGGCTCGCCGCTGACGATGGGCCTCGGCAAGGACATCGGCGGCAAGCCGGTGTGCGCGGACCTCGCGAAGATGCCGCACTTGCTGGTCGCGGGTACGACGGGTTCGGGCAAATCGGTCGGTATCAACGCGATGATTCTCTCGCTGCTCTATAAGGCGAGCGCGGATCAGGTGCGAATGATCCTGATCGATCCGAAGATGCTCGAAATGAGCGTCTATGAAGGCATTCCGCATCTGCTGTGTCCCGTCGTCACAGACATGCGTCAGGCCGGTCACGCGCTGAACTGGACCGTCGCCGAAATGGAACGCCGCTACAAGCTGATGAGCAAGCTTGGCGTGCGTAATCTCGCGGGCTTCAACAACAAGATCGACGAAGCGGCGAAGCGCGAAGAGAAGCTTCCCAATCCGTTCAGCTTGACACCGGACGAACCTGAACCGCTGTCGCGTCTGCCGCATATCGTCGTCGTGATCGACGAACTGGCTGACCTGATGATGGTGGTCGGCAAGAAGGTCGAAGAACTGATCGCGCGTATCGCACAGAAAGCGCGTGCGGCGGGTATCCATCTGATTCTCGCGACGCAGCGTCCGTCCGTCGACGTCATCACCGGCCTCATCAAGGCCAATGTGCCCACGCGGATGGCGTTCCAGGTGTCGTCGAAAATCGACTCGCGCACCATTCTCGATCAGCAGGGCGCTGAATCGCTACTCGGCATGGGCGACATGCTGTATCTGCCGCCGGGCTCCGGCTTGCCGGTCCGCGTGCACGGCGCGTTCGTGTCCGACGACGAAGTGCATCGCGTGGTCGAGAAGCTCAAGGAGCAGGGCGAGCCGAACTATATCGAAGGGCTGCTCGAAGGCGGCGTGTCGGGCGAAGGCGACGAAGGCTCGGCCGACGCGTCGGGAACCGGCGCGGGCGGCGGCGAGTCCGACCCTCTGTACGATCAGGCGGTCGAAATCGTCGTCAAGAACCGCCGCGCGTCGATCTCGCTCGTGCAGCGGCATCTGCGCATCGGCTACAATCGTGCCGCGCGTCTGCTCGAACAGATGGAGCAGTCGGGGCTGGTGTCGGCGATGTCGTCGAACGGCAACCGCGAAATTCTGGTGCCGGCGCGCGAGACGGATTGA
- the lolA gene encoding outer membrane lipoprotein chaperone LolA, whose translation MLQIVGSKTRLGSLMRTLAFGASMLVASHAFAGGTDQLKQFVSQVHSARGEFVQTEVRAPSNTQQQASGVLSTQNATQNKVSSGTFTFARPGKFIWAYEKPYAQLLQADGDKLYVYDKDLNQVTVRKLGGALGASPAAILFGSNDLDKNFTLKDAGVKAGIDWLELIPKSKDTQFQRVGIGFRDGNLEAMELHDVFGNVTLLKFSNIQKNPPLPADAFKFTVPKGADVING comes from the coding sequence ATGTTGCAAATCGTTGGGTCTAAGACCCGTCTTGGCAGTCTGATGCGCACGCTGGCTTTCGGCGCATCGATGCTCGTCGCGTCGCATGCATTCGCAGGCGGCACGGATCAACTTAAGCAGTTCGTGTCGCAAGTGCATTCGGCGCGCGGCGAATTCGTGCAAACGGAAGTGCGCGCACCGAGCAACACGCAGCAACAGGCGAGCGGCGTGCTGTCGACGCAAAACGCGACGCAGAACAAGGTGTCGAGCGGCACGTTCACGTTCGCGCGTCCGGGCAAGTTCATCTGGGCGTATGAGAAGCCGTACGCGCAATTGCTCCAGGCCGACGGCGACAAGCTCTACGTCTACGACAAAGACCTGAATCAGGTGACCGTGCGCAAACTGGGCGGCGCGCTCGGTGCGAGCCCGGCCGCGATCCTGTTCGGCAGCAACGATCTCGACAAGAACTTCACGCTGAAGGACGCGGGCGTGAAGGCGGGCATCGACTGGCTCGAACTGATTCCGAAGTCGAAGGACACGCAGTTTCAGCGCGTCGGCATCGGCTTTCGTGATGGCAACCTCGAAGCAATGGAACTGCACGATGTGTTCGGCAACGTGACGCTGCTGAAATTCTCGAACATCCAGAAGAACCCGCCGCTGCCCGCCGACGCATTCAAGTTCACGGTGCCGAAGGGCGCCGACGTGATCAACGGCTAA